The Flavobacterium sp. HJ-32-4 genome contains a region encoding:
- a CDS encoding pyridoxal phosphate-dependent aminotransferase — protein sequence MTTATTTKNPLSDRINELQTSQTLAMAALARELKAQGKDIISLSLGEPDFNTPDFIKEAAKKAIDENYSTYPPVDGYAELKEAICRKFKRDNHLDYKPANIVVSTGAKQSLYNVAQAMINPGDEVILPAPYWVSYYEIIRMAGGIPVEVPTSVETDFKITAQQLEQAITPKTKMVWYSSPCNPSGSVYSRDELVALANVLENHPDIYIVSDEIYEHINFTGTYSSIASIPGMFDRTITVNGVAKAFAMTGWRIGYIGAPEFIAKACTKMQGQVTSGANSIAQRATIAAVEADPVVLKGMVDAFHRRRDLVSGLIQEIPGFKCNIPEGAFYVFPDVSFYFGKTLRGKEIANADDFSMYLLAEANVATVTGDAFGNPNCIRLSYATSDELLVEALRRIREAVS from the coding sequence ATGACAACAGCAACCACTACAAAGAATCCGTTATCCGATCGTATCAACGAGCTCCAGACGTCGCAGACGCTCGCTATGGCGGCGTTGGCCCGCGAGCTCAAGGCACAGGGCAAAGACATTATCAGCCTCAGCCTCGGGGAACCGGATTTCAATACGCCCGATTTCATCAAAGAGGCCGCCAAAAAGGCCATCGACGAGAACTATTCGACCTATCCACCCGTTGATGGGTACGCCGAACTGAAAGAGGCCATCTGCCGGAAATTCAAACGCGATAATCATCTCGACTACAAACCGGCGAACATCGTCGTTTCCACCGGCGCCAAGCAATCGCTTTACAACGTGGCCCAGGCCATGATCAATCCCGGCGACGAGGTCATTCTTCCGGCGCCCTATTGGGTGAGCTACTACGAAATCATCCGCATGGCAGGCGGTATCCCGGTTGAGGTGCCTACGTCAGTAGAAACCGATTTCAAGATCACCGCCCAGCAACTCGAACAGGCCATCACGCCCAAAACCAAGATGGTGTGGTATTCGTCGCCCTGCAACCCGTCCGGTTCGGTCTACAGCCGCGACGAACTGGTGGCATTGGCAAACGTTCTCGAAAACCACCCGGATATCTACATCGTATCCGACGAAATCTACGAACACATCAACTTTACCGGTACCTACAGCAGCATCGCATCCATCCCCGGCATGTTCGATCGCACCATCACCGTAAACGGCGTGGCCAAAGCCTTCGCCATGACAGGCTGGCGTATCGGCTACATCGGTGCACCCGAGTTCATCGCGAAAGCCTGCACCAAAATGCAGGGGCAGGTGACCAGCGGCGCCAATTCCATCGCGCAGCGCGCCACCATCGCCGCAGTAGAAGCCGATCCGGTCGTATTGAAAGGCATGGTCGACGCCTTCCACCGCCGTCGCGACCTGGTGTCGGGCCTGATCCAGGAGATTCCCGGCTTCAAATGCAACATCCCGGAAGGCGCGTTCTACGTCTTCCCCGACGTCTCGTTTTATTTCGGTAAAACACTGCGCGGAAAAGAAATCGCCAACGCCGACGACTTCTCAATGTACCTCCTTGCCGAGGCCAACGTCGCGACCGTAACGGGCGATGCCTTCGGAAACCCGAACTGCATCCGTCTTTCCTATGCCACCAGCGACGAATTGCTCGTCGAGGCGCTGCGCCGCATCCGCGAAGCCGTCAGCTAA
- a CDS encoding 3-deoxy-D-manno-octulosonic acid transferase: MFFLYNVLMHTVAALLPVVALFSRKMRLFVDGRRQTFSRLEAALSSQRPTIWFHAASLGEYEQGLPVMERMKERFPNHAFVLTFFSPSGYEVRKNNTVADVTVYLPLDTKRNVKRFLDIVRPEQVFFIKYEFWPNYLAALRKRGTPTYLISGIFRDNQVFFKWYGGFYRRALDAFTHFFVQHSRAKELLESIGKRNVTVSGDTRFDRVAAILEKDNRLDFMEAFLDGKTAIVVGSSWPKDEALLAYYINASGHDVRFIIAPHNIKPEQVAKLRASLQKPTVLFSEKEGKTLSDFSVFIVDTIGILTKIYSYADIAYVGGGFGNPGVHNLLEPATFGVPIVHGPNYAHFAEATALVEMGACAVIEDAPSLALAFDTLITDSSIRADKGHIAQTFVQMNRHAVDRIMTYFT, encoded by the coding sequence ATGTTTTTCCTTTATAACGTGTTGATGCATACCGTTGCCGCCCTTCTGCCGGTGGTGGCGTTGTTCAGTCGCAAGATGCGGTTGTTCGTCGACGGGCGCAGGCAAACTTTTTCGCGTCTGGAGGCGGCACTTTCCTCCCAACGACCTACGATCTGGTTCCACGCGGCGTCACTGGGCGAATACGAACAAGGACTTCCGGTGATGGAGCGTATGAAAGAACGGTTTCCGAACCACGCATTCGTGCTCACCTTTTTCTCGCCATCGGGTTATGAAGTGCGGAAAAACAACACGGTAGCCGACGTGACGGTTTACCTTCCGCTCGACACAAAACGAAACGTAAAGCGCTTCCTCGACATCGTGCGTCCCGAGCAGGTGTTTTTCATCAAATATGAGTTTTGGCCGAACTACCTCGCCGCCCTTCGCAAACGCGGAACCCCAACCTATCTTATTTCGGGCATTTTTAGGGACAATCAGGTGTTTTTCAAATGGTACGGCGGCTTCTATCGGCGCGCGCTGGATGCGTTTACCCATTTCTTCGTGCAGCATTCGCGTGCAAAAGAATTGCTGGAGTCAATCGGCAAACGAAACGTAACCGTCTCGGGTGACACCCGTTTCGACCGTGTGGCAGCGATACTCGAAAAGGATAACCGACTTGATTTTATGGAAGCGTTCCTTGACGGAAAAACCGCGATCGTGGTCGGGAGTTCGTGGCCGAAAGACGAAGCCTTGTTGGCGTATTATATAAACGCCTCGGGGCATGACGTGCGGTTCATCATCGCGCCACACAACATCAAGCCGGAGCAGGTGGCGAAATTGCGGGCCTCTCTGCAAAAACCGACGGTGCTGTTTTCGGAGAAAGAAGGGAAAACACTCTCCGATTTTTCCGTCTTCATCGTGGATACCATCGGCATCTTGACCAAAATATACAGCTATGCCGATATTGCGTATGTGGGTGGCGGTTTCGGAAACCCCGGGGTGCACAACCTGCTGGAGCCGGCGACCTTTGGCGTGCCGATCGTGCACGGACCGAATTACGCACATTTCGCTGAGGCGACGGCACTTGTAGAGATGGGGGCCTGCGCCGTTATTGAAGATGCCCCGTCGCTGGCTTTGGCGTTCGACACGCTGATTACCGATAGTTCCATCCGCGCGGACAAGGGGCACATCGCGCAGACGTTCGTGCAGATGAACCGCCACGCCGTTGACCGAATTATGACCTATTTCACATGA
- the clpX gene encoding ATP-dependent Clp protease ATP-binding subunit ClpX, with protein sequence MAKEVLECSFCGRKKPETNLLIAGINAHICDSCIEQAHGIVIEELKSRGGTKTNGDLVLRKPKEIRTFLDQYVIGQEQTKKVLSVAVYNHYKRLTQAPSADDVEIEKSNILMVGQTGTGKTLVAKTIARMLDVPLAIVDATVLTEAGYVGEDVESILTRLLQAADYDVAKAERGIVFIDEIDKIARKSDNPSITRDVSGEGVQQAMLKLLEGTVVNVPPKGGRKHPDQKFVEVNTQNILFIAGGAFDGIDRIISKRLNRQAVGYATSRSNDHIDKDNLLQYITPRDVRDFGLIPEIIGRLPVLTHMDPLDREALRAILTEPKNALLKQYEKLFSMDGIQFSITPDALDFIVDKALEYKLGARGLRSLCEAILTDAMYDLPGTDEKTLDIDVKYAKETLDKNLLKRLEIAS encoded by the coding sequence ATGGCGAAAGAAGTATTGGAATGTTCGTTCTGCGGAAGGAAAAAGCCTGAAACCAACCTGCTCATCGCGGGTATCAATGCCCATATCTGCGACTCCTGCATCGAGCAGGCGCATGGCATTGTCATTGAAGAACTGAAGTCCCGCGGCGGGACAAAAACCAACGGCGACCTGGTGCTGCGAAAGCCCAAGGAAATCCGTACGTTCCTTGATCAGTATGTGATCGGACAGGAGCAAACGAAAAAAGTACTTTCGGTAGCGGTTTACAACCACTACAAACGACTGACGCAGGCACCGTCTGCCGACGACGTCGAAATCGAAAAGAGCAACATCCTGATGGTCGGGCAAACCGGCACAGGGAAAACGCTCGTCGCCAAGACCATCGCCCGCATGCTCGACGTGCCTTTGGCGATTGTCGATGCCACCGTGCTCACCGAAGCCGGATACGTGGGCGAAGATGTCGAAAGCATCCTCACGCGCCTGCTACAGGCGGCCGACTATGACGTTGCCAAGGCCGAGCGGGGTATCGTCTTCATCGACGAAATCGACAAAATTGCCCGCAAAAGCGACAACCCATCCATCACCCGTGATGTATCAGGCGAAGGCGTACAGCAGGCGATGCTGAAACTGCTTGAAGGAACTGTCGTGAACGTACCACCAAAAGGCGGACGAAAGCACCCCGACCAGAAGTTCGTAGAGGTGAATACCCAAAACATCCTTTTCATCGCAGGCGGCGCTTTCGATGGCATCGACCGCATCATCTCCAAACGACTGAACCGTCAGGCGGTGGGATATGCGACGTCGCGTAGCAACGACCATATCGATAAAGACAACCTGTTGCAGTATATCACGCCGCGTGACGTACGTGATTTCGGACTCATCCCTGAAATCATCGGCCGACTGCCCGTCCTTACGCACATGGATCCACTCGACCGCGAGGCACTGCGTGCCATCCTGACCGAACCGAAGAACGCGTTGCTGAAACAATACGAGAAATTGTTCTCAATGGACGGCATCCAGTTTTCCATCACACCCGATGCACTCGACTTTATCGTAGACAAAGCACTTGAGTACAAACTCGGCGCTCGTGGACTCCGTTCTCTCTGCGAGGCCATCCTCACCGATGCGATGTACGACCTACCGGGCACCGACGAGAAAACACTCGACATCGATGTTAAGTACGCGAAGGAAACGCTCGACAAAAACCTGCTGAAGCGACTTGAGATTGCCTCATAA
- the galE gene encoding UDP-glucose 4-epimerase GalE → MGILVTGGLGFIGSHTVVALQEKGFDVIIVDNLSNSSETVLDGIQSITGRRPVFEQLDLRDKAAVKALFERHDISGIIHFAASKAVGESVEKPLLYYENNVGALVYLLQELTQKETAPFIFSSSCTVYGQATRMPITEDAPVQPALSPYGNTKQIGEEIIRDTAKATHLNAILLRYFNPIGAHPSAAIGELPLGVPQNLVPFITQTAMGLRAELSVFGNDYPTSDGTCVRDYIHVVDLAEAHVTALQRLLEKHNTEKVEVFNLGTGKGSSVLEVIQSFETVSGKKLPYKIVPRREGDVTEAYADTSKARDVLGWTARHSLDEAIASAWQWEQKVRS, encoded by the coding sequence ATGGGTATTTTAGTTACTGGCGGCTTGGGCTTTATCGGCTCACATACCGTTGTTGCCTTACAGGAAAAAGGATTCGACGTTATCATTGTCGACAATCTTTCGAATTCGTCGGAAACCGTGCTGGACGGCATCCAAAGCATCACCGGACGCCGGCCTGTGTTCGAACAACTCGACCTGCGCGACAAAGCCGCGGTAAAAGCCTTGTTTGAAAGACACGACATCTCAGGTATCATCCATTTTGCGGCGTCGAAAGCCGTGGGTGAAAGCGTTGAAAAGCCCTTGTTGTATTACGAAAACAACGTCGGAGCCCTGGTTTATCTTTTACAGGAACTGACTCAAAAAGAAACCGCGCCCTTTATCTTCAGCTCATCCTGCACCGTTTACGGACAGGCGACCCGAATGCCGATAACGGAAGATGCGCCAGTGCAACCCGCCTTGTCTCCGTATGGCAACACCAAGCAAATCGGCGAAGAAATCATCCGCGATACGGCCAAAGCAACCCATTTGAACGCCATCCTCCTGCGCTATTTCAACCCGATAGGCGCGCATCCGTCGGCCGCGATAGGCGAATTGCCCTTGGGCGTGCCCCAAAACCTCGTGCCCTTCATTACGCAAACCGCGATGGGACTTCGGGCGGAGTTGTCGGTTTTTGGCAACGATTACCCTACTTCGGACGGCACATGCGTAAGGGACTACATTCATGTCGTCGACTTGGCCGAAGCCCACGTCACCGCACTGCAACGGTTGTTGGAAAAACACAACACCGAAAAGGTGGAGGTTTTCAATTTAGGCACGGGAAAAGGAAGTTCGGTGCTGGAAGTCATCCAATCATTCGAAACCGTTTCCGGAAAAAAACTTCCTTACAAGATCGTACCCCGTCGGGAAGGCGATGTCACCGAAGCTTACGCCGATACCTCGAAAGCCCGCGACGTGCTGGGCTGGACGGCCCGCCATTCGCTTGACGAAGCTATTGCGTCGGCGTGGCAGTGGGAGCAGAAAGTCCGGAGTTAA
- the fabD gene encoding ACP S-malonyltransferase, with product MKAYVFPGQGAQFTGMGKELYETSPLARELFEKANDILGFRITDIMFEGTAEQLKETKVTQPAVFLHSVILAKTLGDFQPDMVAGHSLGEFSALVANGTLSFEDALLLVSKRAMAMQKACEITPSTMAAVLGLDDKTVEDVCASIDGVVVAANYNCPGQLVISGETTAVEKACEALKAAGAKRALLLPVGGAFHSPMMEPAREELAAAIEATTFHTPSCPVYQNVTASAVSDPNEIKKNLIVQLTAPVRWTQSVQQMVADGATLFTEVGPGKVLTGLIGKIDNTVATANA from the coding sequence ATGAAAGCATATGTATTTCCGGGCCAGGGTGCCCAGTTCACCGGAATGGGAAAGGAACTATACGAAACCTCGCCACTTGCCCGTGAACTTTTCGAGAAAGCCAACGATATCCTCGGCTTCCGCATCACCGATATCATGTTCGAAGGCACGGCCGAGCAACTCAAGGAAACAAAGGTGACCCAGCCGGCCGTCTTCCTGCATTCGGTTATCCTCGCCAAAACACTCGGCGATTTCCAACCCGATATGGTAGCCGGTCACTCGCTGGGCGAATTCTCGGCGCTCGTGGCCAACGGTACGCTTTCTTTCGAAGATGCCCTCCTTTTGGTCTCCAAGCGGGCGATGGCCATGCAAAAAGCCTGTGAAATTACGCCCTCCACCATGGCCGCTGTGCTCGGACTCGACGATAAAACCGTTGAGGATGTTTGCGCGTCGATTGACGGCGTAGTAGTCGCAGCCAACTATAACTGCCCCGGTCAGCTCGTTATTTCGGGCGAAACGACGGCGGTCGAGAAAGCCTGTGAAGCGTTGAAGGCCGCAGGAGCCAAACGGGCCCTGTTGCTTCCGGTAGGCGGTGCGTTCCACTCACCTATGATGGAACCGGCGCGGGAAGAACTGGCCGCTGCCATCGAAGCAACGACATTCCATACACCCTCTTGTCCGGTCTACCAGAATGTAACGGCAAGTGCGGTATCAGACCCAAACGAAATCAAGAAAAACCTGATCGTCCAATTGACGGCGCCGGTGCGGTGGACGCAGTCGGTGCAACAAATGGTGGCCGACGGCGCGACGCTCTTCACGGAGGTCGGACCGGGTAAGGTGCTCACCGGACTCATCGGGAAAATAGACAACACCGTGGCAACCGCCAACGCGTAA
- the rsmG gene encoding 16S rRNA (guanine(527)-N(7))-methyltransferase RsmG: MERLLHYFPDLTPLQREQFAQLGPLYADWNAKINVISRKDIEELYTRHVLHSMAIARVQSFLPGSAVLDVGTGGGFPGIPLAILFPETRFHLIDVIGKKIRVVQAVADALGLQNIKAEQLRAENVTASYDFIVSRAVTNMPDFVAWVRGKVKKDSRHALPNGILYLKGGDLSAELRDFPKAVEYPIPGFFEEDFFETKKVVYLPLKYK, from the coding sequence ATGGAGCGCCTCCTTCACTACTTCCCCGACCTGACCCCGTTGCAGCGCGAACAATTCGCCCAACTCGGCCCCTTGTATGCCGACTGGAATGCGAAAATCAATGTGATTTCACGCAAAGATATTGAGGAGCTGTATACGCGGCACGTGCTGCATTCGATGGCAATTGCCCGTGTGCAATCCTTCCTTCCGGGCAGCGCAGTGTTAGACGTAGGGACGGGTGGTGGTTTCCCGGGAATCCCGCTGGCAATCCTTTTTCCGGAGACCCGTTTTCACCTGATCGACGTCATCGGGAAAAAGATACGCGTGGTGCAGGCCGTGGCCGATGCGTTGGGTTTGCAGAACATAAAAGCGGAACAATTGCGGGCCGAGAACGTGACCGCGTCGTATGACTTCATCGTGAGCCGTGCGGTGACGAATATGCCCGATTTTGTGGCGTGGGTGCGTGGTAAGGTAAAGAAAGACAGCCGGCACGCGTTACCCAACGGCATCCTGTATTTGAAAGGCGGCGATCTTTCAGCAGAATTGCGGGATTTTCCGAAAGCGGTGGAATACCCGATTCCCGGGTTTTTCGAAGAGGATTTTTTTGAGACGAAGAAAGTGGTTTATCTTCCCCTGAAATACAAATAA
- the clpP gene encoding ATP-dependent Clp endopeptidase proteolytic subunit ClpP: MNYGKEFRKYAVKHHGVNSLYFDKITAAMTPTNMTPYIIEERQMNMTAMDVFSRLMMDRIIFLGTGVDDQIANIIQAQLLFLESVDASKDVQIYINSPGGSVYAGLGIYDTMQYVRPDVATICTGMAASMGAVLLCAGAAGKRSALPHSRVMIHQPSGGAQGVATDMEINLREMLKLKEELYKIIAQHSGQSYDKVHADSERDYWMKADEAKEYGMIDEVLRR, translated from the coding sequence ATGAACTACGGAAAAGAATTCAGGAAGTACGCCGTAAAACACCACGGTGTCAACTCTCTTTACTTTGACAAAATTACCGCGGCGATGACGCCCACCAATATGACGCCGTATATCATTGAGGAGCGTCAGATGAACATGACCGCCATGGACGTGTTCTCGCGCCTCATGATGGACCGCATCATCTTCCTCGGCACCGGTGTCGACGACCAGATCGCCAACATCATCCAGGCGCAGTTGCTCTTCCTCGAGAGCGTCGACGCGTCAAAAGACGTGCAGATCTACATCAATTCACCAGGCGGAAGCGTCTACGCGGGTCTTGGCATTTATGACACCATGCAGTACGTCCGTCCGGATGTCGCCACTATCTGTACGGGTATGGCCGCCTCTATGGGTGCCGTATTGCTTTGTGCGGGGGCAGCGGGCAAACGCTCGGCATTGCCGCATTCACGCGTCATGATCCACCAGCCATCAGGAGGCGCACAGGGCGTGGCTACCGATATGGAAATCAACCTGCGCGAAATGCTGAAACTGAAAGAAGAACTATACAAAATCATCGCCCAACACTCGGGTCAGTCGTACGACAAAGTACACGCCGACAGTGAGCGCGATTACTGGATGAAAGCCGATGAAGCCAAAGAATACGGCATGATCGACGAAGTCCTGAGACGATAA
- a CDS encoding GNAT family N-acetyltransferase yields the protein MITFRPIQKTDIPDVVRMMVDFYAIDGYPIDTAHSTKLWAQFVEKPDAGRAWLVSYNGITAGYLVLTFIFSFEYGGTVGIVDELYIKDVFRGHGIGKAAIAFAQEVAVDLGLRTLYLEVEPHNEVAIRLYRNAGFLEHKRASMRFPINTPSS from the coding sequence ATGATTACCTTCCGTCCCATACAAAAAACAGACATACCGGATGTGGTTCGGATGATGGTCGATTTTTATGCCATCGATGGCTACCCGATCGACACGGCCCATTCCACAAAATTGTGGGCACAGTTCGTCGAAAAACCGGATGCCGGGCGCGCGTGGCTCGTGTCATATAACGGAATCACCGCAGGATATCTGGTGTTAACGTTCATTTTCAGCTTTGAATACGGCGGTACCGTGGGCATCGTGGATGAGCTGTATATAAAGGATGTTTTCCGCGGACACGGAATCGGAAAAGCCGCAATTGCCTTCGCGCAGGAGGTGGCCGTCGACCTCGGGCTCCGCACGCTCTACCTCGAAGTCGAACCCCATAATGAAGTGGCCATACGCCTCTATCGGAACGCCGGTTTCCTTGAACACAAACGCGCCTCGATGCGCTTCCCTATTAATACTCCTTCCTCATGA
- a CDS encoding DegT/DnrJ/EryC1/StrS aminotransferase family protein — protein MRKLQMVDLKTQYDHIKADVDAAIQQVLDTTTYINGPLVQEFQKNLEHYLGVKHVIPCANGTDALQIAMMGLGLQPGDEVITADFTFAATVEVIALLQLTPVLVDVEEDSMNISIDAIRKAITPKTKAIVPVHLFGRAANIEAIMDLAAEHNLFVIEDNAQAIGAMCTYKGQKFRAGAIGHVAATSFFPSKNLGCYGDGGAIFTNDDALAHAIRGIANHGMYVRYHHDVVGVNSRLDSIQAGVLNVKLPKLDAYNAARRKAAAAYNKAFAGHPKIVTPAFDENGDDHVFHQYTLRIIDADRDALMQHLVEKGIPCAIYYPIPLHSQKAYADARYKEEDFPVTNQLVKEVISLPMHTEIDDEQMAYITSTVIAFLG, from the coding sequence ATGAGAAAATTGCAAATGGTCGACCTCAAAACGCAGTACGACCACATAAAAGCGGATGTCGATGCCGCGATCCAACAAGTACTCGACACGACGACCTACATCAACGGACCCCTTGTGCAAGAGTTCCAGAAGAACCTTGAACACTACCTGGGCGTGAAGCACGTCATCCCGTGCGCCAACGGAACCGATGCCCTTCAGATCGCGATGATGGGCCTCGGCCTGCAACCGGGTGACGAGGTCATTACGGCCGACTTCACCTTCGCCGCTACCGTTGAAGTGATTGCCCTGTTGCAATTGACGCCGGTTTTGGTGGATGTAGAGGAAGACTCGATGAACATTTCCATCGACGCCATCCGGAAAGCGATTACGCCGAAAACGAAGGCCATCGTGCCAGTACACCTTTTCGGTCGTGCTGCCAACATCGAAGCGATTATGGACCTGGCTGCCGAACACAACCTGTTCGTAATCGAAGACAACGCGCAGGCGATTGGGGCGATGTGTACCTACAAAGGACAAAAATTCCGGGCGGGTGCTATCGGACACGTAGCCGCTACGTCGTTCTTCCCTTCCAAGAACCTCGGTTGCTACGGCGACGGTGGAGCCATCTTCACCAACGATGATGCCCTCGCCCATGCCATCCGCGGCATCGCGAACCACGGCATGTATGTGCGCTATCACCATGATGTGGTGGGCGTCAATTCGCGCCTCGACAGCATCCAGGCTGGCGTACTCAACGTAAAACTTCCCAAACTCGACGCCTACAACGCCGCACGACGGAAAGCGGCGGCGGCATATAACAAGGCCTTTGCCGGACATCCGAAAATCGTGACACCGGCGTTTGACGAAAACGGCGACGACCACGTATTCCACCAATACACCCTTCGGATCATCGACGCTGACCGCGATGCGCTGATGCAGCATCTGGTGGAAAAAGGTATTCCGTGTGCGATCTACTACCCGATTCCGCTTCATAGCCAGAAAGCCTATGCCGATGCGCGTTATAAGGAAGAAGATTTCCCGGTGACGAACCAGTTGGTAAAAGAAGTGATTTCACTTCCGATGCACACCGAAATCGACGATGAGCAGATGGCCTATATCACCTCAACCGTGATTGCGTTTCTGGGATAA
- the purT gene encoding formate-dependent phosphoribosylglycinamide formyltransferase codes for MKKILLLGSGELGKEFVIAAQRIGQYVIAVDSYENAPAMQVAHAYEVINMLDGAELDRIVAKHQPDYIVPEIEAIRTERFYDYEAQGITVVPSAKAANFTMNRKAIRDLAAKELGLKTASYRYATSATELQEAVAEVGIPCVVKPLMSSSGKGQSTIKSADDIEKAWQYAVEGSRGDVVEVIVEAFVKFNSEITLLTVTQKNGPTLFCAPIGHRQERGDYQESWQPALVSDKDLYVAQDMAEKVTEALGGAGLFGVEFFLADDGVYFSELSPRPHDTGMVTLAGTQNFSEFELHLRAILGLPIAGIALEKVGASAVILASGHSEKPEYKGIEAIAALPKTDFRIFGKPTTRPYRRMGVALVSDTLDTPVEEVIEKAKAAAALVTVIGD; via the coding sequence ATGAAGAAGATTCTACTCCTCGGCTCGGGCGAACTGGGCAAAGAATTCGTCATCGCCGCCCAGCGGATCGGGCAATATGTCATTGCGGTCGACAGTTACGAGAACGCGCCGGCTATGCAGGTCGCACATGCCTACGAGGTAATCAATATGCTCGACGGGGCCGAACTTGATCGCATCGTCGCCAAACACCAACCTGATTATATCGTCCCCGAAATCGAGGCCATCCGTACCGAACGGTTTTATGACTATGAAGCCCAGGGCATCACGGTTGTGCCTTCCGCGAAAGCGGCGAATTTCACCATGAACCGCAAAGCGATCCGCGACCTGGCCGCCAAAGAACTCGGACTCAAGACGGCTTCCTATCGCTACGCCACCTCGGCAACCGAATTGCAGGAGGCGGTGGCGGAAGTCGGTATTCCCTGCGTGGTAAAGCCTTTGATGTCTTCCTCCGGAAAAGGACAATCGACTATAAAATCCGCCGATGACATCGAAAAAGCCTGGCAATACGCCGTCGAAGGTTCGCGTGGCGATGTCGTTGAAGTAATCGTCGAGGCATTCGTGAAGTTCAACTCAGAAATTACCCTGTTGACCGTCACCCAGAAAAACGGCCCGACGCTGTTCTGTGCGCCGATCGGCCACCGGCAGGAGCGGGGCGATTACCAGGAAAGCTGGCAGCCCGCGCTGGTTTCCGACAAAGATTTATACGTCGCACAGGATATGGCCGAAAAAGTAACCGAAGCCCTTGGCGGCGCCGGTTTGTTTGGTGTCGAGTTCTTCCTGGCCGATGACGGAGTATATTTCTCCGAACTGTCACCACGACCCCACGACACGGGCATGGTAACACTGGCCGGTACCCAGAATTTTTCCGAATTTGAATTGCACCTGCGCGCCATCCTGGGGCTTCCGATCGCCGGTATCGCACTCGAGAAAGTAGGCGCAAGTGCGGTAATCCTGGCCTCCGGGCATTCCGAAAAACCCGAATACAAAGGCATCGAAGCCATTGCGGCCCTTCCCAAAACCGACTTCCGGATTTTCGGCAAACCCACCACACGGCCCTATCGCCGGATGGGCGTGGCGTTGGTTTCCGACACCCTGGATACGCCGGTAGAAGAGGTCATCGAAAAAGCCAAGGCTGCCGCGGCACTCGTGACGGTCATCGGAGATTAA